The following proteins are encoded in a genomic region of Brachypodium distachyon strain Bd21 chromosome 1, Brachypodium_distachyon_v3.0, whole genome shotgun sequence:
- the LOC100837546 gene encoding auxin response factor 17 isoform X1: protein MRLSSPAGSVLSGQAAASPEDVEEHKCLNSELWHACAGPLVSLPAVGSRVVYFPQGHSEQVAASTNKEIESQIPNYPNLPPQLICQLHNVTMNADPETDEVYAQMTLQPLNPQELKDPYLPAELGTANKQPTNYFCKTLTASDTSTHGGFSVPRRAAEKVFPPLDFTLQPPAQELFAKDLHGNEWKFRHIFRGQPKRHLLTTGWSVFVSAKRLVAGDSVLFIWNDSNQLLLGIRRATRPQTVMPSSVLSSDSMHIGLLAAAAHAASTNSRFTIFYNPRASPCEFVIPLAKYVKAVYHTRISVGMRFRMLFETEESSVRRYMGTITGISDLDAVRWPNSHWRSVKVGWDESTAGERQPRVSLWEIEPLTTFPMYPTPFPLRLKRPWPTGLPSLHGGKDDDLTSSLMWLRDGSNPGFQSLNFGGVGMSPWMQPRLDASLLGLQPDIYQTIAATAFQDPTKMSPTMLQFQQPQNMVGRAMPLLQSQILQQVQPQFQQQPYLQNINGAAIQGQAQSEFLQQQLQRCQSFNEQKPQIQHQQEQHQQQQQSQSMQVPQHQHIQQQKNIANYQSSFSQLSSAPQSSPTTLQTVLPFSQPQSFSDTNMSSLSPSSASAMHNTLGPFSSEAASHLGMPRPTAVPVPDPWSSKRVAVESLLTSRPQATSNIEHLDSTPPSIPQSSALAPLPGRGCLVDQDGNSDPQNHLLFGVNIDSQSLLMQGGIPSLHDENDSTTIPYSTSNFLSPSQNDFSLDQTLNSPGCLDESGYVPCSHNPNQGNQPPATFVKVYKSGTYGRSLDITRFSSYHELRRELGRLFGLEGQLEDPLRSGWQLVFVDREEDVLLVGDDPWQEFVNSVFCIKILSPQEVQQMGKQGLELLSSAPSKRLGSSCDDYASRQESRSLSTGIASVGSVEF, encoded by the exons ATGAGGCTCTCGTCGCCGGCAGGCAGCGTCCTCTCGGGTCAGGCGGCAGCGTCGCCGGAAG ATGTAGAGGAGCACAAGTGCCTCAATTCGGAATTGTGGCATGCTTGTGCTGGCCCGCTTGTTTCCTTGCCGGCAGTCGGTAGCCGGGTGGTGTATTTCCCGCAGGGTCACAGCGAGCAG GTAGCTGCATCtacaaataaagaaatagaGTCTCAAATCCCCAACTATCCTAACCTACCTCCACAGCTTATATGCCAACTTCACAATGTAACCATGAAT GCTGATCCGGAGACGGATGAGGTCTATGCCCAGATGACGTTACAGCCACTTAACCCG CAAGAGCTCAAGGATCCGTATCTACCTGCTGAATTAGGTACTGCCAACAAACAGCCAACGAATTACTTTTGCAAAACATTAACTGCAAGTGACACAAGTACGCACGGTGGATTCTCTGTTCCTCGGCGAGCAGCTGAGAAAGTGTTTCCTCCTCTG gattTCACTCTGCAACCTCCGGCGCAAGAGCTTTTTGCAAAAGATCTTCATGGCAATGAGTGGAAATTCCGTCACATCTTCCGCG GTCAGCCAAAGCGGCATCTTCTCACCACAGGCTGGAGTGTCTTTGTAAGCGCAAAAAGACTTGTTGCTGGAGACTCTGTCCTATTCATCTG gAACGACAGCAATCAGCTTCTTCTGGGAATTCGCCGGGCAACTCGGCCACAAACTGTCATGCCATCTTCAGTCCTATCTAGCGACAGCATGCACATTGGTCTTCTTGCTGCAGCTGCTCATGCTGCTTCAACAAATAGCCGTTTTACAATCTTTTATAATCCAAG AGCTAGTCCTTGTGAGTTTGTTATACCGCTTGCTAAGTATGTTAAAGCTGTGTATCATACCCGTATATCTGTGGGGATGCGCTTCAGGATGCTTTTTGAGACAGAAGAATCAAGTGTTAGGAG ATACATGGGGACAATTACAGGAATTAGTGACCTTGATGCTGTTCGTTGGCCGAACTCGCATTGGCGTTCTGTAAAG GTTGGCTGGGATGAATCAACTGCTGGGGAGAGGCAGCCAAGGGTGTCACTTTGGGAGATTGAGCCCCTGACGACTTTCCCAATGTATCCAACTCCCTTTCCACTCAGACTGAAGCGTCCGTGGCCAACAGGCTTGCCTTCTCTACATG GCGGTAAGGATGATGATTTGACTTCCTCTCTCATGTGGCTTCGCGATGGCTCTAATCCTGGTTTCCAGTCACTGAATTTTGGTGGAGTTGGTATGAGTCCCTGGATGCAGCCAAGGCTGGATGCGTCCTTACTTGGTCTACAACCAGACATTTACCAGACAATTGCGGCGACTGCTTTCCAGGACCCAACAAAAATGTCGCCCACAATGCTGCAGTTCCAGCAGCCGCAGAACATGGTTGGTAGAGCTATGCCGCTTTTGCAAAGTCAGATTTTACAGCAAGTACAGCCTCAGTTTCAGCAGCAGCCATACCTTCAAAATATTAATGGGGCCGCGATCCAAGGTCAGGCTCAGTCTGAGTTCCTTCAACAGCAGCTCCAACGCTGCCAGTCGTTTAATGAGCAGAAGCCCCAGATTCAACATCAGCAAGaacagcatcagcagcagcagcaatcacAGAGTATGCAAGTCCCTCAGCATCAACACATACAACAACAGAAGAACATTGCCAACTACCAGTCATCATTTTCTCAACTCTCCTCGGCTCCCCAGTCTTCACCTACCACGTTGCAAACAGTCTTGCCATTTTCGCAGCCTCAGAGCTTTTCAGACACCAATATGAGTTCATTGTCCCCATCCAGTGCCTCCGCCATGCATAATACATTGGGTCCATTCTCATCAGAGGCAGCTTCACACCTAGGTATGCCAAGACCTACTGCCGTACCTGTTCCTGACCCATGGTCATCAAAGCGAGTCGCAGTGGAGTCTCTTCTTACTTCCCGGCCTCAGGCTACATCGAACATAGAACACCTGGACTCAACACCACCTAGTATACCTCAAAGCTCTGCATTGGCGCCGCTTCCTGGAAGAGGGTGCTTGGTGGATCAAGATGGGAACTCTGATCCTCAAAATCATCTTCTGTTTGGCGTTAACATAGACTCACAGTCACTTCTAATGCAAGGAGGCATCCCAAGCCTCCATGATGAGAATGATTCGACTACAATTCCGTATTCCACTTCCAATTTTCTGAGCCCTTCTCAAAATGATTTCTCCTTGGATCAAACGCTAAACAGTCCGGGCTGTTTAGATGAATCGGGATATGTGCCATGTTCACACAATCCTAATCAAGGGAATCAACCACCTGCGACCTTTGTGAAG GTTTACAAATCTGGAACCTACGGAAGGTCGCTCGATATCACTAGGTTTAGTAGCTATCATGAACTACGTAGAGAACTGGGGCGCCTATTTGGCCTTGAGGGCCAGTTGGAAGACCCTTTGAGATCAGGCTGGCAGCTTGTATTCGTCGACCGGGAGGAGGATGTCCTTCTCGTTGGTGACGACCCTTGGCA GGAATTCGTGAACAGCGTATTCTGCATAAAGATCCTCTCCCCGCAGGAGGTGCAGCAGATGGGAAAGCAGGGCCTTGAGCTCTTGAGCTCGGCTCCTTCAAAGAGGCTAGGTAGCAGCTGCGACGACTATGCGAGCAGGCAGGAATCGAGAAGCCTGAGCACCGGGATCGCATCTGTTGGTTCAGTCGAATTCTGA
- the LOC100837546 gene encoding auxin response factor 17 isoform X2, which produces MNADPETDEVYAQMTLQPLNPQELKDPYLPAELGTANKQPTNYFCKTLTASDTSTHGGFSVPRRAAEKVFPPLDFTLQPPAQELFAKDLHGNEWKFRHIFRGQPKRHLLTTGWSVFVSAKRLVAGDSVLFIWNDSNQLLLGIRRATRPQTVMPSSVLSSDSMHIGLLAAAAHAASTNSRFTIFYNPRASPCEFVIPLAKYVKAVYHTRISVGMRFRMLFETEESSVRRYMGTITGISDLDAVRWPNSHWRSVKVGWDESTAGERQPRVSLWEIEPLTTFPMYPTPFPLRLKRPWPTGLPSLHGGKDDDLTSSLMWLRDGSNPGFQSLNFGGVGMSPWMQPRLDASLLGLQPDIYQTIAATAFQDPTKMSPTMLQFQQPQNMVGRAMPLLQSQILQQVQPQFQQQPYLQNINGAAIQGQAQSEFLQQQLQRCQSFNEQKPQIQHQQEQHQQQQQSQSMQVPQHQHIQQQKNIANYQSSFSQLSSAPQSSPTTLQTVLPFSQPQSFSDTNMSSLSPSSASAMHNTLGPFSSEAASHLGMPRPTAVPVPDPWSSKRVAVESLLTSRPQATSNIEHLDSTPPSIPQSSALAPLPGRGCLVDQDGNSDPQNHLLFGVNIDSQSLLMQGGIPSLHDENDSTTIPYSTSNFLSPSQNDFSLDQTLNSPGCLDESGYVPCSHNPNQGNQPPATFVKVYKSGTYGRSLDITRFSSYHELRRELGRLFGLEGQLEDPLRSGWQLVFVDREEDVLLVGDDPWQEFVNSVFCIKILSPQEVQQMGKQGLELLSSAPSKRLGSSCDDYASRQESRSLSTGIASVGSVEF; this is translated from the exons ATGAAT GCTGATCCGGAGACGGATGAGGTCTATGCCCAGATGACGTTACAGCCACTTAACCCG CAAGAGCTCAAGGATCCGTATCTACCTGCTGAATTAGGTACTGCCAACAAACAGCCAACGAATTACTTTTGCAAAACATTAACTGCAAGTGACACAAGTACGCACGGTGGATTCTCTGTTCCTCGGCGAGCAGCTGAGAAAGTGTTTCCTCCTCTG gattTCACTCTGCAACCTCCGGCGCAAGAGCTTTTTGCAAAAGATCTTCATGGCAATGAGTGGAAATTCCGTCACATCTTCCGCG GTCAGCCAAAGCGGCATCTTCTCACCACAGGCTGGAGTGTCTTTGTAAGCGCAAAAAGACTTGTTGCTGGAGACTCTGTCCTATTCATCTG gAACGACAGCAATCAGCTTCTTCTGGGAATTCGCCGGGCAACTCGGCCACAAACTGTCATGCCATCTTCAGTCCTATCTAGCGACAGCATGCACATTGGTCTTCTTGCTGCAGCTGCTCATGCTGCTTCAACAAATAGCCGTTTTACAATCTTTTATAATCCAAG AGCTAGTCCTTGTGAGTTTGTTATACCGCTTGCTAAGTATGTTAAAGCTGTGTATCATACCCGTATATCTGTGGGGATGCGCTTCAGGATGCTTTTTGAGACAGAAGAATCAAGTGTTAGGAG ATACATGGGGACAATTACAGGAATTAGTGACCTTGATGCTGTTCGTTGGCCGAACTCGCATTGGCGTTCTGTAAAG GTTGGCTGGGATGAATCAACTGCTGGGGAGAGGCAGCCAAGGGTGTCACTTTGGGAGATTGAGCCCCTGACGACTTTCCCAATGTATCCAACTCCCTTTCCACTCAGACTGAAGCGTCCGTGGCCAACAGGCTTGCCTTCTCTACATG GCGGTAAGGATGATGATTTGACTTCCTCTCTCATGTGGCTTCGCGATGGCTCTAATCCTGGTTTCCAGTCACTGAATTTTGGTGGAGTTGGTATGAGTCCCTGGATGCAGCCAAGGCTGGATGCGTCCTTACTTGGTCTACAACCAGACATTTACCAGACAATTGCGGCGACTGCTTTCCAGGACCCAACAAAAATGTCGCCCACAATGCTGCAGTTCCAGCAGCCGCAGAACATGGTTGGTAGAGCTATGCCGCTTTTGCAAAGTCAGATTTTACAGCAAGTACAGCCTCAGTTTCAGCAGCAGCCATACCTTCAAAATATTAATGGGGCCGCGATCCAAGGTCAGGCTCAGTCTGAGTTCCTTCAACAGCAGCTCCAACGCTGCCAGTCGTTTAATGAGCAGAAGCCCCAGATTCAACATCAGCAAGaacagcatcagcagcagcagcaatcacAGAGTATGCAAGTCCCTCAGCATCAACACATACAACAACAGAAGAACATTGCCAACTACCAGTCATCATTTTCTCAACTCTCCTCGGCTCCCCAGTCTTCACCTACCACGTTGCAAACAGTCTTGCCATTTTCGCAGCCTCAGAGCTTTTCAGACACCAATATGAGTTCATTGTCCCCATCCAGTGCCTCCGCCATGCATAATACATTGGGTCCATTCTCATCAGAGGCAGCTTCACACCTAGGTATGCCAAGACCTACTGCCGTACCTGTTCCTGACCCATGGTCATCAAAGCGAGTCGCAGTGGAGTCTCTTCTTACTTCCCGGCCTCAGGCTACATCGAACATAGAACACCTGGACTCAACACCACCTAGTATACCTCAAAGCTCTGCATTGGCGCCGCTTCCTGGAAGAGGGTGCTTGGTGGATCAAGATGGGAACTCTGATCCTCAAAATCATCTTCTGTTTGGCGTTAACATAGACTCACAGTCACTTCTAATGCAAGGAGGCATCCCAAGCCTCCATGATGAGAATGATTCGACTACAATTCCGTATTCCACTTCCAATTTTCTGAGCCCTTCTCAAAATGATTTCTCCTTGGATCAAACGCTAAACAGTCCGGGCTGTTTAGATGAATCGGGATATGTGCCATGTTCACACAATCCTAATCAAGGGAATCAACCACCTGCGACCTTTGTGAAG GTTTACAAATCTGGAACCTACGGAAGGTCGCTCGATATCACTAGGTTTAGTAGCTATCATGAACTACGTAGAGAACTGGGGCGCCTATTTGGCCTTGAGGGCCAGTTGGAAGACCCTTTGAGATCAGGCTGGCAGCTTGTATTCGTCGACCGGGAGGAGGATGTCCTTCTCGTTGGTGACGACCCTTGGCA GGAATTCGTGAACAGCGTATTCTGCATAAAGATCCTCTCCCCGCAGGAGGTGCAGCAGATGGGAAAGCAGGGCCTTGAGCTCTTGAGCTCGGCTCCTTCAAAGAGGCTAGGTAGCAGCTGCGACGACTATGCGAGCAGGCAGGAATCGAGAAGCCTGAGCACCGGGATCGCATCTGTTGGTTCAGTCGAATTCTGA
- the LOC100837853 gene encoding zinc finger CCCH domain-containing protein 45, translated as MDDGDLSFDFEGGLDPAPAAGGLAPSSGDAGAIGGGGMDGIGHGRGRGRGSYRQTVCRHWLRGLCMKGEACGFLHQFDKARMPVCRFFRDFGECREPDCAYKHSYDDVKECNMYKMGFCPNGPHCRYKHVKLPGPPPPVEEVLAKILQVRTSGFNKFNQHRGNNYNQQGERPRPPHGSGLPNQNSTENATAVTMQPAAGQQAQTMNQQPPQKQQPQQQKPNTNDQVQGVPNGSSNQTTRIATPLPQGTTRYFIVKSCNRENLEISVQQGIWATQRSNEAKLNEAFESMENVILIFSINRTRNFQGCAKMTSRIGGYIGGGNWKSANGTAHYGRNFSLQWLKLCELSFQKTHHLRNPYNDNLPVKISRDCQELEPFIGEQLASLLYLEPDSELTEMLVAAEAKREEEKAKGVSADEATDNQDIVLFDDNEEEEEEESEEEEENNGPESQGRGRGRGMMWPPHMGMPRAVGPLMGARGFPPNMMGDGFGFGNAFGMPDPFGMPRGFPPFGPRFPGEFARGPMPGMVFPGRPPQHGGLFPMGLEMMMGPGRGGPLMGGMGMGGPGRPNRPIGMAPFMPPPPPRPVKRGDQRRPGGGDRSDRYETGSEQGSRGHDTAGNSAADGARSQSGDKYGRSSFRDDDSESDEEAAPRRSKKR; from the exons ATGGACGACGGCGACCTCAGCTTCGACTTCGAGGGCGGCCTCGACCCGGCCCCGGCGGCTGGGGGGCTGGCGCCGTCCTCGGGCGATGCCGGCGCTATCGGGGGCGGGGGCATGGACGGAATCGGGCACGGgcgaggccgcggccgcgggaGCTATAGGCAGACGGTGTGCCGGCACTGGCTGCGGGGCCTGTGCATGAAGGGAGAGGCCTGCGGATTCCTGCACCAGTTCGACAAGGCGCGCATGCCCGTATGCCGCTTCTTCCGCGACTTCGGCGAGTGCCGGGAGCCCGATTGCGCTTACAAGCACTCCTACGACGACGTCAAGGAGTGCAACAT GTACAAGATGGGGTTTTGCCCTAATGGCCCACATTGCCGGTACAAGCATGTCAAGCTACCTGGACCACCACCTCCTGTTGAGGAAGTTCTTGCAAAGATTCTGCAAGTGCGCACATCCGGTTTCAACAAGTTTAATCAGCACAGGGGCAATAACTATAATCAACAGGGGGAGAGACCTCGACCTCCACATGGTTCAGGCTTACCTAACCAAAATTCGACAGAAAATGCTACCGCCGTGACAATGCAACCAGCTGCTGGGCAACAAGCTCAAACGATGAATCAACAGCCTccgcagaagcagcagccgcagcagcagaagccAAATACAAATGACCAGGTTCAAGGTGTTCCAAATGGATCATCTAATCAAACCACCAGAATTGCAACACCCCTTCCACAAGGGACAACTAG GTACTTCATTGTTAAGAGTTGCAATCGGGAGAACCTGGAAATATCAGTTCAGCAAGGCATCTGGGCTACTCAAAGGAGTAATGAGGCTAAACTAAATGAAGCTTTTGAATCCATGGAGAATGTCATTTTAATATTTTCAATCAATAGAACCCGTAATTTCCAG GGCTGTGCAAAGATGACTTCTAGGATTGGTGGTTACATTGGTGGTGGAAATTGGAAGTCTGCTAATGGGACAGCACATTATGGTCGGAACTTCTCTTTACAGTGGCTTAAG CTTTGTGAATTATCATTTCAGAAGACTCACCATCTTCGTAATCCATACAATGACAATCTTCCTGTTAAG ATCAGTCGAGATTGCCAAGAATTAGAACCTTTCATTGGCGAGCAATTGGCTTCTCTGCTTTATCTGGAGCCAGACAGTGAGCTTACG GAAATGCTAGTTGCAGCAGAGGCcaagagagaagaggagaaggcaAAGGGAGTCAGTGCTGATGAGGCAACTGACAACCAAGATATTGTGCTGTTTGATGAcaatgaagaagaggaagaagaggaaagtgaggaggaggaagaaaacaaTGGCCCAGAATCtcaaggaagaggaaggggaaggggaatgATGTGGCCACCTCATATGGGCATGCCACGGGCCGTTGGACCACTGATGGGAGCGCGTGGCTTCCCTCCGAACATGATGGGCGACGGCTTTGGTTTCGGCAATGCCTTTGGCATGCCTGATCCTTTTGGCATGCCTCGTGGTTTCCCACCGTTCGGCCCAAGGTTTCCCGGTGAGTTCGCCAGAGGTCCTATGCCTGGTATGGTCTTCCCTGGAAGGCCTCCGCAGCACGGTGGCCTCTTCCCCATGGGTCTCGAGATGATGATGGGCCCTGGCCGAGGAGGACCGCTCATGGGAGGCATGGGAATGGGCGGGCCTGGGCGACCAAATCGTCCCATTGGCATGGCTCCCTTCATGCCCCCGCCACCTCCGCGCCCCGTGAAACGGGGGGACCAGAGAAGGCCAGGAGGTGGTGACAGGAGCGACAGGTATGAAACTGGGTCAGAGCAGGGAAGCAGGGGCCATGACACTGCTGGGAATTCTGCAGCAGACGGAGCCAGGTCCCAATCTGGGGACAAGTATGGCAGAAGCTCCTTCCGAGACGATGACAGTGAGAGCGACGAGGAAGCGGCGCCTAGGCGATCCAAGAAACGATAG